One part of the Microbacterium aurugineum genome encodes these proteins:
- a CDS encoding riboflavin synthase, producing MFTGIIEEMGEITAIAPSGDGWRLTVRAPRAAADAVHGESIAVSGVCLTVVGSTADTFDADVMKQTLDVSAIGSATVGTRVNIEKAMPVGARLGGHIVQGHVDGTGDVLEVRPGVEWSVLRISLPADLAPLVVDKGSISVDGTSLTVSAVSAPAAPSPWFEISLIPETLAATTLGVRAVGDRVNLETDILARHVERLLAFRAAPEGGSR from the coding sequence ATGTTCACCGGAATCATCGAGGAGATGGGCGAGATCACCGCGATCGCCCCGTCCGGAGACGGCTGGCGCCTGACCGTGCGCGCGCCCCGAGCCGCCGCGGATGCCGTGCACGGCGAGTCGATCGCCGTCTCGGGAGTCTGCCTGACCGTGGTCGGCTCGACAGCGGACACCTTCGACGCCGACGTGATGAAGCAGACGCTCGACGTCTCGGCCATCGGGTCGGCGACGGTCGGCACCCGGGTGAACATCGAGAAGGCCATGCCCGTCGGCGCCCGGCTCGGCGGTCACATCGTCCAGGGCCATGTCGACGGCACCGGCGACGTGCTCGAGGTGCGCCCGGGGGTCGAGTGGAGCGTGCTGCGCATCAGCCTCCCCGCCGACCTCGCGCCGCTGGTCGTCGACAAGGGGTCGATCTCGGTCGACGGCACCTCGTTGACCGTGAGCGCCGTCAGCGCCCCTGCCGCCCCCTCCCCGTGGTTCGAGATCTCGCTGATCCCGGAGACCCTGGCCGCGACGACCCTCGGCGTCCGCGCCGTCGGGGACCGCGTGAACCTGGAGACCGACATCCTCGCCCGGCACGTCGAGCGCTTGCTCGCGTTCCGCGCCGCACCGGAAGGAGGCTCACGATGA
- the ribA gene encoding GTP cyclohydrolase II: protein MSLSTIAEALAALRAGRPVLVADDENRENEGDVILSAELATPEWVAWTVRWSSGFICAPMPADLADHLNLPPMVAASEDARSTAYTVSVDAAQGVTTGISAHDRAHTLNVLSDPESTSTSIIRPGHVLPLRAVDGGVRERSGHTEAAVELMKLAGLRPVGAIAEVVAEDGSMMRLPGLIELGARDGVPVITIEQLIDHLNEIDPDGATPSAHRGRRVSLRADATVPTTHGSFRFLAYKDRITGTDHIAVVSGEPGETALVRVHSECLTGEAFGSLKCECGPQLDSALDAIEKESGVVIYMRGHEGRGIGLINKLRAYSLQEEGLDTVDANLALGLPADARDYAAAAGILADLGVSKVRLLTNNTDKVAQLRELGLDVVEQVPLIVGVGPNNHQYLETKRDRMGHIIGEAELAEALAKGEDEK from the coding sequence ATGAGCCTTTCCACGATCGCCGAGGCCCTGGCCGCACTGCGCGCCGGGCGACCCGTCCTCGTCGCCGACGACGAGAACCGTGAGAACGAAGGCGATGTCATCCTCTCGGCAGAGCTCGCGACCCCCGAGTGGGTGGCGTGGACCGTGCGCTGGTCGTCCGGATTCATCTGCGCCCCGATGCCCGCCGACCTCGCCGATCACCTGAACCTGCCGCCGATGGTCGCCGCCAGCGAAGACGCCCGCTCCACCGCATACACCGTGAGCGTCGACGCCGCCCAGGGCGTCACGACCGGCATCAGCGCGCATGATCGCGCACACACCCTGAACGTGCTGTCGGATCCGGAGTCGACGTCGACCAGCATCATCCGCCCCGGACACGTCCTGCCGCTCCGCGCCGTGGACGGCGGCGTGCGCGAGCGCAGCGGGCACACCGAGGCCGCTGTCGAGCTGATGAAGCTGGCCGGTCTCCGCCCCGTCGGAGCGATCGCTGAGGTCGTCGCGGAGGACGGCAGCATGATGCGCCTTCCGGGCCTGATCGAACTCGGCGCCCGCGACGGGGTGCCGGTCATCACGATCGAACAGCTCATCGACCACCTCAACGAGATCGACCCCGACGGCGCGACGCCGAGCGCGCACCGCGGTCGTCGCGTGAGCCTGCGCGCCGACGCCACGGTGCCGACGACCCACGGCAGCTTCCGATTCCTGGCGTACAAGGACCGCATCACCGGCACCGATCACATCGCCGTCGTCTCCGGTGAGCCCGGCGAGACGGCGCTCGTGCGGGTGCACTCCGAATGCCTGACGGGTGAAGCGTTCGGGTCGCTGAAGTGCGAGTGCGGTCCGCAGCTCGACTCCGCCCTGGACGCGATCGAGAAGGAGAGCGGCGTCGTCATCTACATGCGCGGGCACGAGGGGCGCGGGATCGGGCTCATCAACAAGCTGCGCGCGTACAGCCTGCAGGAAGAGGGGCTCGACACGGTCGACGCCAACCTCGCGCTGGGTCTGCCCGCCGACGCCCGTGACTACGCGGCAGCGGCCGGGATCCTCGCCGACCTGGGTGTCTCGAAGGTGCGCCTCCTGACGAACAACACCGACAAGGTCGCACAGCTGCGCGAACTCGGCCTCGACGTCGTCGAGCAGGTACCGCTGATCGTCGGCGTCGGACCCAACAACCACCAGTACCTGGAGACCAAGCGTGACCGGATGGGTCACATCATCGGCGAAGCAGAGCTCGCAGAAGCTCTCGCCAAGGGAGAGGACGAGAAATGA
- a CDS encoding FGGY family carbohydrate kinase produces the protein MSTPATGYVIAIDNGSQSTKVLIVDGLGVVHASARVGLRPYASPAPGRWEHPDDDLWDSIVAAVRGAMAEFGGDTTEIHGIGLCTIRFCRAVLRADGSLAQPIMSWMDERLPRAYEREVDDAVYVTTSSGYLAHRLTGERRDAAGNVQGVWPIDTARWQWSEDAEDYARTGMAPSMLFELAAPGEVLGTLTESAAEIIGLPAGIPVIATANDKAVEALGAGLRDEGDVLLSLGTYVATMIPGDRPLPPHPDVWTNFASEPGRYLYESGGVRRGMWTVSWFRDLLSDAGAATTEDELNRGAESVPVGAGGLVAALDWLAPAEEPWRRGALVGFDGTQGRFHIYRAILEALAIETEAADSRAGRALGRRRRRLLVTGGGSGSMLMLRILAAVYGVPVRVPLVQDAAGIGAAICAAVGTGMHPTWEAAVTSMVAVGTEVGVDAEAATAYGDVRRRYEQLLPRVRRLFADEEEPVSAR, from the coding sequence GTGAGCACGCCAGCGACGGGCTATGTCATTGCGATCGACAACGGCTCCCAGAGTACCAAGGTGTTGATCGTGGACGGTCTGGGCGTCGTGCACGCGAGTGCCCGCGTCGGGCTGCGGCCGTATGCGTCGCCGGCGCCGGGCCGCTGGGAGCATCCGGACGACGACCTCTGGGACTCGATCGTCGCTGCCGTCCGCGGGGCGATGGCGGAGTTCGGGGGAGACACTACCGAGATCCACGGCATCGGGCTGTGCACGATCCGGTTCTGCCGGGCCGTGCTGCGCGCTGACGGCTCCCTCGCTCAGCCGATCATGAGCTGGATGGATGAGCGGCTCCCGCGCGCCTACGAGCGCGAGGTCGACGATGCGGTCTATGTCACGACGTCCTCGGGCTACCTCGCGCACCGTCTCACCGGAGAGCGGCGGGACGCCGCCGGTAACGTGCAGGGAGTCTGGCCGATCGACACGGCGCGCTGGCAGTGGAGCGAAGATGCCGAGGACTACGCCCGCACGGGCATGGCGCCGTCGATGCTGTTCGAGTTGGCCGCGCCGGGTGAGGTCCTGGGGACTCTGACGGAGTCCGCTGCGGAGATCATCGGACTCCCGGCGGGGATCCCGGTCATCGCGACCGCGAACGACAAGGCCGTGGAGGCCCTCGGCGCCGGTCTGCGCGACGAGGGCGACGTGCTGCTCTCGCTCGGCACTTATGTCGCCACCATGATCCCGGGGGATCGCCCGCTACCGCCGCATCCCGATGTCTGGACGAATTTCGCGTCGGAGCCGGGGCGTTACCTCTACGAGAGCGGCGGTGTGCGTCGGGGAATGTGGACCGTCAGCTGGTTCCGTGATCTCCTGTCGGACGCCGGTGCCGCGACGACTGAAGACGAGCTGAATCGCGGTGCCGAGAGTGTGCCTGTCGGCGCCGGGGGGCTCGTCGCCGCGCTCGACTGGCTCGCACCTGCCGAGGAGCCCTGGCGGCGGGGCGCGCTGGTCGGTTTCGACGGCACTCAGGGACGGTTCCACATATATCGGGCGATCCTCGAGGCTCTCGCGATCGAGACCGAGGCAGCGGATTCGCGTGCAGGACGGGCGCTGGGCCGGCGGCGACGGCGTCTGCTGGTCACGGGCGGTGGAAGCGGATCAATGCTCATGCTGCGCATCCTCGCTGCGGTGTACGGGGTGCCCGTTCGCGTACCTCTCGTGCAGGACGCGGCGGGGATCGGGGCTGCGATCTGCGCTGCGGTCGGCACGGGGATGCACCCGACATGGGAAGCCGCCGTGACCTCGATGGTCGCGGTGGGGACGGAGGTGGGGGTCGATGCCGAGGCGGCGACCGCGTACGGCGACGTGCGGCGGAGGTACGAGCAGCTGCTGCCGCGCGTACGACGACTGTTCGCCGACGAGGAGGAGCCGGTCAGCGCCAGATGA
- the ribH gene encoding 6,7-dimethyl-8-ribityllumazine synthase, with the protein MSGAGAPETGNIDGRGLNVVIVAGTWHETISNGLIAGAERVLSAAQATHRLVRVPGSFELAIAAQAAFAGGADAVVALGVIIRGGTPHFEYVSAATTDGLTRVALDAGKPVGFGVLTLDDEQQGLDRAGLEGSKEDKGAEAADAALRTALVTRELRG; encoded by the coding sequence ATGAGCGGCGCAGGAGCACCCGAGACCGGCAACATCGACGGGCGGGGACTGAATGTCGTGATCGTGGCCGGCACCTGGCACGAGACGATCTCGAACGGCCTGATCGCCGGAGCCGAGCGTGTGCTGTCGGCAGCGCAGGCCACGCACCGACTGGTACGCGTGCCCGGATCCTTCGAGCTCGCGATCGCTGCGCAGGCGGCCTTCGCCGGTGGTGCGGATGCGGTCGTCGCGCTGGGCGTCATCATCCGCGGCGGGACCCCTCACTTCGAGTACGTGTCGGCGGCGACCACCGACGGCCTCACCCGGGTCGCGCTCGATGCCGGCAAGCCGGTCGGGTTCGGTGTGCTGACCCTCGACGACGAGCAGCAGGGACTCGACCGCGCGGGCCTCGAAGGCTCGAAGGAGGACAAGGGCGCCGAAGCTGCGGACGCTGCCCTGCGCACCGCCCTCGTGACCCGGGAGCTGCGCGGCTGA